The following are encoded in a window of Paenibacillaceae bacterium GAS479 genomic DNA:
- a CDS encoding Beta-propeller repeat-containing protein, with protein sequence MNKPLTITPHSAPAFELNKGQTDLQAAFILKTSDSTFFFTPDHMAMIFQKPLQSGSSELTKTRYPDSSAHQREVWGLRLHFNGAQKEVSIDGQERLDGVKNYFRGSEPSLWHTDVPTFGKLSYTGLYPGIDMLFYFHESQLEFDFMIAPGAHPNHISLEFEGCDEIKIGEEGQLFIFVDSHFILLKAPSIYQFDDLGNKIPLAGGYIRRENGQIGFEVCDSYNLEAPLVIDPVLAYSTFLGGNDTSEGLGITVDNSGSAYVTGYTFATNFPTQGPIQGSLAGSSDVFITKFSPAGNTLIYSTYLGGSNSDQGTSIAVDIAGNAYVTGFTSSADFPVLNAYQAVAPANQNAFISQINASGSTLLYSTYLGGGDIDSGAGIAVDTLGNIYVTGVTISSDFPLMNPFQSSFSFVNTTFLTKLVPTASPLSQLIYSTYFGGTTLATGLAVDSADQAIIAGYTANNVIPIVNAVQPVFGGGSLDAFVAKFTPSGTALVYSTYIGGNDDDLALGMALDLAGNVYVTGYTFSTNFPISNPVQAALGGGRDAFVVKLNASGSAFIYSTYLGGSDDEQGYAVATDPFGSTYVTGFTLSNNFPLADPFQATYPGGFSIFITKLNPIGGFIYSTYFAGNFGFSIAADSFGSAYVTGSTSGTNFPLENPFQSTIGADSAFVSKLEDTTEFGPTGPTGPPGPAGPTGATGPPGSNGEPGPDGAEGPISPTGPTGGTGTTGSQGVAGATGPQGAAGAAGTTGPAGALGPAGPAGSIGSAGVTGLTGSDGAAGPAGTAGSAGAVGNTGPAGTAGSAGPRGATGSRGAAGPRGPHGPHGPQGPPGRNGSIIEIVETIKIIKSCNRHGCRPYSEAMRLARRLEKFLFQDAELCFLSPSVAAIVRLMKKRNYKSAVIRLGKFMTRFKEIVEIEDIPSRKAKQVLKLSAALLNELMRLAATG encoded by the coding sequence ATGAATAAACCTTTAACAATCACTCCCCATTCGGCGCCGGCGTTCGAGCTTAATAAGGGACAAACGGATCTGCAAGCCGCTTTTATATTAAAAACATCCGATTCAACTTTCTTCTTCACGCCGGATCATATGGCCATGATCTTCCAAAAGCCGCTTCAATCCGGTTCTTCAGAACTGACAAAAACACGCTATCCGGATTCATCAGCGCATCAGAGGGAGGTTTGGGGGCTCCGCTTGCATTTCAACGGAGCGCAGAAGGAAGTTTCCATAGACGGCCAGGAACGTCTAGACGGTGTGAAAAATTACTTTAGAGGAAGCGAACCGTCCCTGTGGCATACTGATGTGCCGACCTTCGGCAAGCTCAGCTATACCGGATTGTATCCCGGTATCGATATGCTGTTTTATTTTCACGAATCGCAGCTGGAATTCGACTTTATGATCGCTCCGGGCGCGCATCCGAACCATATTTCTCTGGAATTCGAAGGATGCGACGAGATTAAAATCGGCGAAGAAGGCCAGCTTTTCATCTTTGTTGACAGCCACTTTATCTTATTGAAAGCTCCTTCTATATATCAATTTGACGATTTGGGCAATAAAATTCCCCTTGCAGGCGGATATATCCGTCGAGAAAACGGCCAAATCGGCTTTGAGGTATGTGACAGCTACAACCTTGAAGCTCCTCTTGTTATCGATCCGGTATTGGCCTATTCCACTTTTTTAGGCGGAAACGACACATCGGAAGGGTTAGGAATTACAGTCGACAATTCAGGGAGTGCATACGTCACCGGTTATACCTTCGCGACTAACTTTCCCACTCAAGGACCAATTCAGGGCAGCTTGGCGGGAAGTTCGGATGTTTTCATTACCAAATTCAGTCCCGCCGGCAACACGCTGATTTACTCTACTTATCTTGGAGGCAGCAATTCAGACCAAGGAACTTCCATTGCAGTTGATATAGCAGGAAATGCCTATGTAACCGGATTTACGAGCTCTGCGGATTTTCCTGTCCTTAATGCCTATCAAGCTGTTGCTCCCGCGAACCAGAACGCTTTTATAAGCCAAATTAATGCTTCCGGCAGCACTCTTTTGTATTCGACCTACTTAGGAGGCGGCGATATTGACAGCGGAGCCGGGATTGCAGTAGACACACTCGGCAATATTTATGTAACCGGCGTTACGATCTCCTCAGATTTCCCGTTGATGAATCCATTCCAAAGCTCTTTTTCTTTTGTAAATACAACCTTTTTAACTAAGTTGGTCCCGACTGCCAGCCCACTGAGCCAACTGATCTACTCCACCTATTTTGGCGGCACTACATTGGCAACCGGCCTTGCCGTCGATTCAGCCGACCAGGCCATTATTGCCGGTTACACCGCTAATAATGTAATCCCCATTGTGAATGCTGTGCAGCCTGTATTCGGCGGGGGTAGCCTGGACGCTTTTGTTGCAAAATTCACTCCTTCTGGAACCGCTCTGGTCTACTCCACGTACATCGGCGGAAACGACGATGACCTTGCCCTTGGGATGGCCCTCGATTTGGCAGGGAATGTTTATGTGACTGGTTATACATTCTCCACCAACTTTCCAATTTCCAATCCAGTCCAAGCGGCTCTTGGCGGAGGGAGAGACGCATTTGTCGTTAAACTAAATGCTTCCGGCAGCGCTTTTATTTACTCCACTTATTTGGGCGGTTCCGATGACGAGCAAGGCTACGCTGTTGCCACGGATCCATTCGGAAGCACCTATGTTACCGGATTTACATTGTCGAACAATTTTCCGCTGGCCGACCCGTTCCAAGCAACGTATCCCGGGGGATTCAGTATTTTTATCACAAAATTAAATCCAATTGGAGGTTTTATTTACTCGACTTATTTTGCAGGTAATTTCGGCTTTTCCATTGCCGCAGATTCTTTTGGAAGCGCCTATGTAACAGGCTCTACATCAGGAACAAACTTTCCTTTGGAAAATCCGTTTCAATCTACAATTGGCGCAGATAGCGCCTTTGTATCCAAGCTGGAGGATACGACTGAGTTCGGTCCGACAGGTCCGACGGGTCCTCCGGGACCCGCAGGGCCTACCGGAGCGACCGGGCCGCCGGGAAGCAACGGTGAGCCCGGGCCCGATGGTGCAGAGGGTCCTATCAGTCCAACTGGACCGACTGGGGGGACGGGTACAACCGGGTCTCAAGGAGTTGCTGGCGCAACCGGACCTCAAGGAGCTGCTGGAGCTGCCGGCACGACTGGCCCTGCTGGCGCTCTCGGTCCCGCGGGACCGGCCGGATCAATTGGTTCCGCTGGGGTGACCGGCCTGACCGGATCGGACGGCGCAGCCGGGCCAGCCGGAACGGCAGGCTCGGCTGGCGCTGTAGGGAATACCGGTCCAGCCGGAACGGCTGGCTCAGCCGGGCCACGTGGAGCAACCGGCTCTCGCGGAGCTGCCGGACCGCGAGGGCCGCATGGGCCGCACGGTCCGCAAGGACCTCCTGGAAGAAATGGAAGCATAATTGAAATTGTGGAAACGATCAAAATCATCAAATCTTGCAATCGCCACGGCTGCCGTCCCTATTCAGAAGCGATGCGGCTCGCCCGCCGGCTTGAAAAGTTCCTTTTCCAGGACGCCGAGCTGTGTTTTCTCTCTCCGTCCGTTGCAGCCATAGTCCGTCTGATGAAAAAACGGAACTACAAATCGGCCGTGATTAGACTGGGTAAATTCATGACCCGCTTCAAGGAAATCGTGGAAATTGAGGACATTCCCTCTCGTAAAGCCAAACAGGTATTGAAGCTGTCAGCCGCCCTGCTGAATGAATTAATGCGATTAGCGGCGACGGGATAG
- a CDS encoding DNA-binding transcriptional regulator, LacI/PurR family — protein sequence MNKPLYQQILNGITKDIMNGNLMPGDKVPSEKELSESFNVSRITAKKALDMLASNNSIVRVRGKGSYVTEKLLNRGEQEADENHPSILDYKGLLIGALFPHYWTGYGLKLQHAIEQKVSELNGTLIIKRGCGNIEEEEKAITSLIHLGVKGLIAFPVNSEQYNRKLLKLILNGFPTVIVDRDLKGILASTVSTDNRAAAQELTTLLFEKGHKQIAFLSPPPELTSTVDDRLQGFQQAFLQHGIRLRSEHLITNLKSTILAGSEASQHDALVEQDTGMIKDFVSANPEVTSFVVVEYELAIMLTKILAQLNKRVPDDYSIVCFDCPDDPFDIPRFTHIRQDEVGMGGKAVELLMGKLQGDEVPLQTLLDFKLIEGQSTRSLST from the coding sequence ATGAATAAGCCCCTCTATCAGCAGATTCTTAATGGGATTACGAAAGATATCATGAATGGGAATTTAATGCCGGGCGATAAGGTACCTTCGGAAAAAGAGCTTTCTGAAAGTTTTAATGTCAGTAGAATTACGGCCAAAAAAGCGCTGGATATGCTTGCTAGCAATAATTCGATAGTACGTGTGCGCGGTAAAGGCTCCTATGTGACCGAGAAGCTTCTTAATAGAGGTGAACAGGAGGCGGATGAGAATCATCCGTCCATTTTGGATTATAAAGGTTTACTGATTGGAGCCCTGTTTCCTCATTATTGGACTGGTTACGGCTTAAAGCTGCAGCATGCGATTGAGCAGAAAGTTTCAGAGTTAAACGGAACTCTTATTATAAAGCGGGGCTGCGGCAATATAGAGGAGGAGGAAAAAGCTATTACATCTCTTATACACTTAGGTGTGAAAGGGCTAATCGCTTTTCCCGTGAATAGTGAACAGTACAACCGAAAGCTCCTTAAACTGATCCTCAATGGATTCCCTACTGTAATAGTAGATCGGGATCTGAAAGGCATTCTGGCCAGTACCGTTTCGACAGACAATAGGGCAGCGGCACAGGAGCTAACGACGCTACTTTTCGAAAAAGGACACAAACAAATTGCGTTTCTCTCCCCTCCGCCCGAATTAACCTCAACGGTGGATGATCGCCTTCAAGGTTTTCAACAAGCATTTCTTCAGCACGGTATAAGGCTGCGTTCAGAGCATCTGATTACAAATTTAAAAAGTACAATTCTAGCTGGTTCAGAAGCAAGCCAACATGATGCCCTTGTGGAGCAAGATACCGGGATGATAAAGGATTTTGTTTCAGCAAATCCAGAAGTTACTTCTTTTGTGGTTGTCGAATATGAGCTGGCAATCATGCTAACCAAAATTCTCGCGCAACTGAATAAACGAGTTCCCGATGACTATTCGATTGTCTGTTTTGATTGTCCAGACGATCCTTTTGATATCCCTAGGTTTACTCATATCCGCCAGGATGAAGTCGGAATGGGGGGAAAAGCGGTAGAGTTGCTTATGGGAAAGCTTCAGGGTGATGAAGTTCCACTGCAAACATTGCTGGATTTTAAGCTAATAGAAGGCCAGTCAACCCGGTCATTATCAACCTGA
- a CDS encoding carbohydrate ABC transporter substrate-binding protein, CUT1 family — translation MKAMKKRTFLSVIFTLILSVVLASCSSNETTDPSSSTGNADKSGDKVTITVWHAMTDLTAEAMDAVVKAFEAKNSNIKIDSVYIAQQGEGKNEKLLAAIAGGNAPDVAYFDRFEVATWAAQGSLTDVTSYAASSGISADKFYPFAWEEVNFEGKLYAMPTTTDARLVFYNKDHFTAAGLDPENPPKTIQQLEEAAEKLTIKDGKRFKQIGFIPWYGQGWFYSWGWSFGGEFMDAAGKVTANDPKNVEALTWIANYAKKYNIEDIASFTDSQGTTTMDPFFTGQLSMQVSGPWTVSQAEKFNPDMNYGVFSIPTPTGGNHTTWSGGWATVMPKGSKNPEAAWEFMKFFSSEEGQEIFSKISGDFAVIDIVNEKLGYKEHPVFKKFIEVLPVSNARPVMTQGSLYWNELANAVDLATRGEDPKKLLDKVNENVSKALEQ, via the coding sequence ATGAAAGCCATGAAAAAGAGAACATTCTTGTCGGTCATCTTTACCTTGATTTTATCCGTAGTGTTGGCTAGTTGCAGCTCTAACGAAACCACAGATCCTTCTTCGAGCACAGGAAATGCAGACAAGTCCGGCGACAAAGTGACCATCACGGTATGGCATGCGATGACTGATCTGACCGCTGAAGCGATGGACGCCGTTGTAAAAGCTTTTGAAGCAAAAAATAGCAACATTAAAATTGACTCGGTATATATTGCCCAACAAGGCGAAGGAAAAAACGAAAAGCTGCTTGCCGCTATTGCCGGTGGCAATGCGCCGGACGTAGCTTACTTTGATCGTTTTGAAGTTGCTACTTGGGCTGCCCAAGGGTCATTGACTGATGTTACCTCCTATGCGGCGTCATCTGGTATAAGCGCTGACAAATTTTATCCTTTTGCATGGGAAGAAGTGAATTTTGAAGGTAAGCTGTATGCCATGCCTACAACGACGGATGCACGTTTGGTTTTTTACAATAAGGATCACTTCACTGCAGCAGGCCTGGATCCGGAAAACCCGCCAAAGACGATTCAACAATTGGAAGAAGCAGCTGAGAAATTGACGATAAAAGACGGCAAGCGCTTTAAACAAATCGGATTTATTCCTTGGTACGGCCAAGGCTGGTTTTATAGCTGGGGATGGTCTTTCGGCGGTGAGTTTATGGATGCTGCCGGAAAAGTAACCGCCAATGATCCAAAGAATGTTGAAGCCTTAACCTGGATCGCCAACTATGCGAAAAAATACAACATCGAAGATATCGCATCGTTTACTGATTCCCAAGGTACAACGACAATGGATCCTTTTTTCACAGGGCAGCTTAGCATGCAAGTTTCCGGTCCGTGGACCGTTTCTCAAGCGGAGAAGTTCAATCCTGATATGAATTACGGCGTATTCTCTATACCTACTCCGACTGGTGGAAATCACACAACATGGTCCGGCGGTTGGGCAACGGTGATGCCAAAAGGCTCGAAGAACCCTGAAGCGGCATGGGAGTTTATGAAGTTCTTTTCTAGTGAAGAAGGGCAGGAAATCTTCAGTAAAATTTCGGGTGACTTCGCCGTCATCGACATCGTGAATGAAAAGCTCGGTTATAAAGAGCATCCGGTCTTCAAAAAATTCATAGAGGTATTGCCGGTTTCAAACGCACGTCCGGTAATGACTCAAGGCTCCCTATACTGGAATGAGCTTGCTAATGCGGTAGATTTGGCTACACGCGGCGAAGACCCTAAAAAACTTCTTGATAAAGTAAATGAGAATGTATCAAAGGCGCTGGAACAATAA
- a CDS encoding carbohydrate ABC transporter membrane protein 1, CUT1 family: MLKEKVVSEPIVPQLKAKSNKKLGDDALYGWLFASPWVIGLLVFFVIPLISSLYFSLTTYSILQPGEFVGFQNYKDLMSDTVFWKSIYNTVYFVVFFVPLSIFFGVGLAMLLNMKVKGMSLYRTIFFLPTLVPSVAMAVLWMWLLNPGFGLVNGMLDAIGIQGPAWLGSETWSKPSLIIMSLWGIGQSVVIYLAGLNDIPQDYYEAGDIDGANWFYKMRNITLPLLTPVIFFNLVMGIIGAFQQFTLPYTMTGGRGTPADSMKFYVMYLYDNGFKFFKMGYASAMAWILFVIVIALTGIIFYTSKKWVHYQGE; the protein is encoded by the coding sequence TTGCTTAAAGAAAAGGTTGTATCCGAGCCGATAGTCCCCCAGTTAAAAGCAAAAAGTAATAAGAAACTGGGCGACGACGCTTTATATGGCTGGTTATTTGCTTCGCCATGGGTAATCGGACTATTAGTGTTTTTTGTCATCCCCCTCATTTCTTCCTTATATTTCAGTTTAACGACTTATAGTATTTTGCAACCAGGAGAATTTGTTGGTTTCCAGAACTACAAAGACTTAATGTCGGATACGGTGTTCTGGAAGTCCATTTATAATACAGTTTATTTCGTTGTGTTTTTTGTTCCACTTAGCATCTTTTTCGGTGTAGGCCTGGCGATGCTGCTGAATATGAAGGTAAAAGGCATGTCCCTATATCGTACGATTTTCTTTCTGCCTACACTTGTGCCGTCGGTTGCAATGGCCGTTTTGTGGATGTGGCTGCTCAACCCGGGATTCGGTCTTGTGAACGGTATGCTGGATGCCATTGGGATCCAAGGTCCGGCTTGGCTAGGCAGTGAAACTTGGTCCAAACCTTCACTGATCATCATGTCCCTATGGGGAATCGGGCAATCGGTCGTCATTTATCTTGCAGGCTTGAACGATATTCCGCAGGATTATTATGAAGCGGGGGATATCGACGGTGCCAATTGGTTTTACAAAATGAGAAACATCACCCTTCCGCTCCTTACGCCGGTGATCTTTTTCAACCTCGTTATGGGCATTATCGGTGCATTCCAACAGTTTACGCTGCCTTATACCATGACAGGGGGGAGAGGTACACCTGCCGATTCGATGAAGTTCTATGTCATGTATTTATATGATAACGGTTTCAAATTTTTCAAAATGGGGTATGCGTCTGCCATGGCATGGATTCTATTTGTTATCGTAATAGCGCTGACGGGGATTATTTTCTACACATCGAAAAAGTGGGTTCACTACCAAGGAGAGTAG
- a CDS encoding carbohydrate ABC transporter membrane protein 2, CUT1 family produces the protein MTAKTSKTVKKNVAQIVLLIASVFFLAPFIWMVSTSLKALDQVYTFPPQWMPSPFVWKNYIDAIDYIPFFTFLSNTVIITVISTLGVVLTCPLVAYSFAKFNWKGRDTLFFITIAVMMIPGQVTMIPLFLMFAKLDWVGTSLPLIIPAFFGVPFYIFLLRQFFLGLPNELKDAARIDGAGEFRTYWQIMLPLAKSAVLAVGLFQFMAAWTDFIGPLLYLTEPNSYTLSLGLQQFQSQKGTEWGLMMAVSTMMTVPIAILYFFLQKTFIQGITFSGIKG, from the coding sequence ATGACAGCAAAAACAAGTAAAACGGTGAAAAAGAATGTTGCTCAAATTGTTCTGTTGATCGCTTCCGTTTTCTTTTTGGCTCCTTTTATATGGATGGTTTCCACTTCACTTAAAGCGCTTGATCAGGTTTATACGTTTCCTCCTCAGTGGATGCCAAGCCCTTTCGTGTGGAAAAACTATATAGATGCCATTGATTATATTCCATTTTTCACATTCTTGAGTAATACAGTTATCATCACGGTAATTAGTACGCTTGGAGTTGTTCTTACATGTCCGCTTGTGGCGTACAGTTTTGCCAAATTCAATTGGAAGGGTAGAGATACGTTATTTTTCATTACCATTGCGGTCATGATGATACCGGGGCAAGTTACGATGATTCCGCTCTTCCTAATGTTCGCGAAGCTGGACTGGGTTGGAACTTCGCTACCGCTTATTATTCCTGCGTTTTTCGGTGTGCCATTTTATATTTTCTTGCTGCGTCAATTTTTCTTGGGACTCCCCAACGAGCTGAAGGATGCCGCAAGAATTGATGGAGCTGGAGAGTTCAGAACGTATTGGCAGATCATGCTGCCTCTGGCAAAATCGGCAGTGCTGGCTGTAGGCCTCTTTCAATTTATGGCGGCCTGGACCGATTTTATTGGTCCTCTGCTTTACCTGACAGAACCAAATTCTTACACGCTGTCGCTCGGATTGCAGCAGTTCCAGAGCCAAAAAGGCACGGAATGGGGATTGATGATGGCCGTTTCTACCATGATGACTGTGCCTATTGCCATCCTGTACTTCTTCTTGCAAAAAACGTTCATACAAGGAATTACATTCAGTGGGATAAAAGGTTAA
- a CDS encoding CAAX protease self-immunity, with protein MENIVVSLGLAILLACSFRVIELIIKRTLNFKKLNNLDKYTVYIWGFCTILSSYFYKPSYVFNLPINFKLVLSLALVVVITNSFISRYSGYHPVGKFNVVNFIVVYPIIEEIIFRGLMLPILNQAFPPTSFYEVFYLPVTIPIIISSFLFGISHLQYYKFNKQSVRFIVFAFFGGAIFGTIADITQSILVPVILHIQYNFLSVYYSRTVEQSN; from the coding sequence ATGGAGAATATAGTTGTTTCATTAGGATTGGCGATCTTGCTAGCATGTTCTTTTAGAGTAATAGAGTTAATAATTAAAAGGACATTAAATTTTAAGAAATTAAATAATTTAGATAAATATACCGTTTATATATGGGGGTTTTGCACAATTCTATCTTCCTATTTTTATAAACCTAGTTATGTTTTTAATTTACCTATAAATTTTAAATTAGTATTATCATTGGCTTTAGTTGTAGTTATTACGAACTCATTCATTTCTAGGTACTCTGGGTATCATCCAGTAGGGAAATTTAATGTAGTTAATTTTATCGTTGTATATCCAATTATTGAAGAAATCATATTCAGAGGATTAATGCTCCCTATCCTTAATCAAGCGTTTCCTCCTACATCTTTCTATGAAGTCTTTTATCTTCCTGTCACAATTCCAATAATCATCTCATCATTTTTATTTGGCATTTCTCACTTGCAATACTATAAATTTAATAAACAAAGTGTCAGGTTTATAGTGTTTGCCTTCTTTGGAGGAGCTATATTCGGAACAATTGCTGATATCACACAATCCATTTTAGTTCCCGTAATACTACATATTCAATATAACTTTCTATCGGTATATTACTCCAGGACAGTGGAACAAAGTAACTAA